Proteins encoded in a region of the Acidobacteriota bacterium genome:
- a CDS encoding Crp/Fnr family transcriptional regulator, whose protein sequence is MKPVLNDQDTGLGRLLTAAGIRRRFGPDELIFSEGESADNLPVVVSGRVKMVHFLEPGKEVIIGIFDRGEMFAVPPVFDGKSYPSAAIAMEPTELLLIPRKAFLELIRTSPDFALAVIEWMCAMLREKTATIQNLATASPEHRVANVLLKLADREERIGPVRIELRRQEIAEMAGLTTETTIRVIRKLADKELLDIDRGKVIIDPTGPLRELHRS, encoded by the coding sequence ATGAAACCTGTTCTCAATGATCAGGATACAGGGCTCGGCCGGCTGCTTACCGCGGCCGGCATTAGGCGTCGGTTTGGCCCGGATGAGCTTATCTTTTCCGAGGGCGAGAGTGCGGATAACCTGCCGGTCGTCGTCAGCGGCAGGGTGAAAATGGTGCACTTCCTCGAGCCCGGCAAGGAGGTGATAATCGGCATCTTTGACCGGGGCGAGATGTTTGCCGTGCCGCCGGTTTTTGACGGTAAGTCGTACCCATCGGCAGCGATCGCGATGGAACCGACGGAACTTCTTCTTATTCCGCGAAAAGCCTTTCTCGAACTCATCAGGACCTCGCCCGATTTTGCCCTTGCCGTCATCGAGTGGATGTGTGCGATGCTCCGCGAAAAGACGGCGACGATACAAAATCTCGCCACCGCTTCGCCCGAACATCGGGTTGCCAATGTCTTGTTAAAGTTGGCCGATCGCGAGGAACGAATCGGGCCCGTCCGGATCGAACTCCGGCGTCAGGAGATCGCCGAAATGGCGGGCCTGACGACGGAGACGACGATCCGAGTGATCCGAAAGCTTGCCGACAAAGAGCTTCTTGATATCGACCGCGGCAAGGTGATCATTGATCCCACCGGCCCGCTTCGCGAACTTCACCGGAGTTAG
- a CDS encoding UbiA family prenyltransferase: protein MAGFFGKLRTTLEMIKFEHTLFALPFAFLGAVLAADGFPTWRQILWITVAMVGARSAAMTFNRIVDREIDAANPRTANRELPAGRLSLTFAWAFLLSSVAVFVFAAYSLNWLTFALSPVALISVLGYSYAKRFTAFAHVLLGWALAISPTAAWIAVRGAIDSEVPVLLSLFVLMWTAGFDVLYACQDHDFDTKAGLHSIPARFGIARSLWIARLFHFQSAVVLLLILAFTGLGWPAYLGAGLVMALLVYQHTLVKPNDLSKMNAAFFTTNAFVSVILLVSFAAAVFTRETGI, encoded by the coding sequence ATGGCGGGCTTTTTCGGCAAACTCAGGACAACGCTCGAAATGATCAAGTTCGAGCACACGCTGTTTGCGCTTCCTTTCGCTTTCCTCGGGGCGGTTCTCGCGGCTGACGGCTTTCCTACGTGGCGGCAGATACTCTGGATAACGGTCGCAATGGTCGGCGCACGCTCGGCGGCGATGACGTTTAACCGCATAGTCGATCGCGAGATTGACGCCGCCAATCCGCGAACGGCAAACCGCGAACTCCCGGCCGGCCGCCTGTCGCTCACCTTTGCCTGGGCTTTTCTGCTCTCGTCGGTCGCGGTCTTCGTCTTTGCGGCATATTCGCTCAATTGGCTGACTTTCGCGCTCTCGCCGGTCGCACTGATCAGCGTGCTCGGCTATTCATACGCCAAACGGTTCACCGCCTTTGCCCACGTTCTTCTCGGATGGGCACTCGCCATTTCGCCGACGGCGGCATGGATCGCGGTCCGCGGTGCTATCGATTCCGAAGTGCCGGTCCTGCTCTCGCTTTTCGTTCTGATGTGGACCGCTGGCTTTGATGTTCTTTACGCTTGTCAGGATCACGACTTTGACACGAAGGCTGGGCTCCACTCGATACCGGCACGCTTCGGCATTGCACGCTCGCTTTGGATCGCACGGCTCTTCCACTTTCAGTCGGCCGTTGTGCTTCTTCTGATCCTTGCTTTCACCGGGCTCGGTTGGCCGGCATATCTAGGTGCGGGACTCGTGATGGCGTTGCTCGTTTACCAGCACACGCTCGTCAAGCCGAACGACCTTTCGAAGATGAACGCGGCCTTTTTCACGACCAATGCATTCGTCAGCGTGATACTCCTCGTCAGCTTTGCCGCCGCCGTCTTTACCCGCGAAACCGGCATATGA
- a CDS encoding nucleotide sugar dehydrogenase encodes MQKYLDSVISKMKQAFLENIKDRSAVIGVVGLGYVGLPLIVEFCRKGFKGIGFEVDTAKTESINNGESYIVDVPGEHVAESVAKGLLTATTDFSRLSDCDVIIICVPTPLRKTKDPDMSYIIAAGEEIQKYMRSGQLVILESTTYPGTTDEVLQPMLEEKGFALDKDFLLAFSPERVDPGNPQFQTHNIPKVVGGVSKDSTEVAAELYRQIVNEVHAVSSARVAEACKLWENTFRAINIGMANEMAKLCNTLGIDTWEVVRAAATKPFGFMPFFPGPGIGGHCIPLDPHYLSWKARQHGFDSQFISLAEQVNSSMPAYVVKLVSTALNDARKAVNGSRVLILGVAYKKDIDDMRESPALSIIDLLRSRGAEISYHDPFVAEVTFDHAYTIGAGDPLYNQELTDDLIKSADCVIICTEHSGIDYKRVCELAPLIVDTRNALNEDTRNGSSAKIVRL; translated from the coding sequence ATGCAAAAGTACTTAGACTCAGTGATTTCCAAAATGAAACAAGCGTTTTTAGAGAATATAAAGGACCGAAGCGCGGTCATCGGCGTTGTTGGGCTCGGATATGTTGGGCTTCCGCTCATTGTTGAGTTTTGCCGAAAAGGATTCAAGGGCATCGGCTTTGAGGTCGACACCGCAAAGACCGAATCGATCAACAACGGCGAGTCCTACATCGTCGATGTACCAGGCGAACACGTCGCGGAGAGCGTTGCAAAAGGCCTGCTCACCGCAACGACCGATTTCAGCCGGCTCTCAGACTGCGACGTCATCATCATCTGCGTCCCGACGCCGCTCCGAAAGACGAAAGACCCGGATATGTCCTACATCATCGCGGCCGGCGAAGAGATCCAGAAATATATGCGGAGCGGCCAGCTCGTCATTCTCGAATCGACGACCTACCCGGGCACGACCGACGAGGTGCTCCAGCCGATGCTAGAAGAAAAAGGCTTTGCTCTCGACAAGGATTTCCTGCTTGCCTTCTCGCCCGAGCGGGTCGATCCCGGCAATCCGCAGTTTCAGACTCACAACATACCGAAGGTGGTCGGCGGCGTTTCGAAAGATTCGACCGAGGTCGCGGCCGAGCTTTACCGGCAGATCGTCAATGAGGTCCACGCCGTTTCGTCGGCACGCGTTGCCGAGGCCTGCAAGCTCTGGGAGAACACCTTTCGGGCGATCAATATCGGCATGGCGAACGAGATGGCGAAGCTCTGCAACACGCTCGGCATCGATACATGGGAGGTCGTTCGTGCAGCCGCGACAAAGCCCTTTGGCTTTATGCCGTTCTTTCCGGGCCCCGGCATCGGCGGCCACTGCATCCCGCTCGACCCGCATTATCTTTCATGGAAGGCACGCCAGCACGGCTTCGATTCGCAGTTCATCTCGCTCGCCGAGCAGGTCAATTCGAGCATGCCCGCGTATGTTGTAAAGCTCGTCTCGACCGCTCTAAATGACGCACGCAAGGCCGTCAATGGCTCGCGTGTTCTAATACTCGGCGTCGCTTATAAGAAAGACATCGACGACATGCGCGAATCGCCGGCACTTTCGATCATCGACCTCCTCCGCTCGCGTGGAGCCGAGATCAGCTACCACGACCCCTTCGTTGCAGAGGTAACATTCGATCACGCGTACACCATCGGGGCGGGCGACCCGCTCTACAATCAGGAACTGACCGACGACCTGATCAAGTCTGCCGATTGCGTCATCATCTGCACCGAGCACTCCGGCATCGACTACAAGCGCGTCTGTGAACTCGCCCCGCTGATCGTCGATACGCGTAACGCGCTGAACGAAGACACTCGCAACGGAAGCAGTGCGAAGATCGTAAGGCTCTAG
- a CDS encoding GDP-mannose 4,6-dehydratase, producing the protein MKKNVLLTGGAGFIGSHLCEDLLRSGDWRVVIIDDLNDFYSPGIKRANLAAFAGSPDVEFIEGDIRDCEKLGKVFANNRFDQVVHLAARAGVRPSLTQTKLYYDTNVIGTLNLLELAREHGVPHFVFGSSSSVYGATCAVPFKEDATIRKPISPYAATKASGELLCHTYSHLYDLRTVCLRFFTVYGARQRPDLAIHKFTRLIAEGKPVPMFGDGTTRRDYTYIDDIIQGVRAAMDYTATKHEVLNLGESETTELKRLIELIEESLGRKATIDRQPLQPGDVPITYADITRAREVLGYQPTTKIEEGIPKFVKWFLSTAAANASA; encoded by the coding sequence GTGAAAAAGAACGTTTTATTGACCGGCGGTGCCGGTTTTATTGGTTCGCATTTATGTGAAGATCTGCTGCGGAGCGGAGATTGGCGGGTCGTCATCATTGACGACCTCAACGATTTCTATTCCCCCGGGATCAAACGTGCGAACCTTGCTGCCTTTGCGGGTTCGCCGGACGTAGAGTTCATCGAGGGCGATATTCGCGATTGCGAAAAGCTTGGAAAGGTCTTTGCGAATAACCGGTTCGACCAAGTAGTGCACCTCGCTGCAAGAGCGGGCGTGCGGCCCTCGTTGACTCAAACTAAGCTTTATTACGATACGAACGTTATCGGCACGCTGAACCTTCTCGAGCTTGCCCGCGAGCATGGCGTGCCGCATTTTGTTTTCGGGTCGTCTTCAAGCGTTTACGGCGCTACCTGTGCCGTGCCTTTTAAAGAGGACGCGACGATCCGCAAGCCGATCTCGCCTTATGCGGCGACGAAGGCCTCGGGCGAATTGCTCTGTCACACGTATTCGCACCTTTACGACCTACGGACCGTCTGTCTTCGTTTCTTTACGGTTTACGGCGCCCGGCAGCGGCCGGATCTTGCCATCCATAAATTCACGCGGCTGATCGCCGAGGGCAAGCCGGTGCCGATGTTTGGCGACGGCACGACGCGGCGGGACTACACCTACATCGACGACATCATTCAGGGCGTGAGGGCGGCGATGGACTACACCGCGACCAAGCACGAGGTGCTGAACCTCGGCGAATCAGAGACGACGGAGCTGAAGCGTTTGATCGAGCTGATCGAGGAAAGCCTGGGACGAAAAGCGACCATTGACCGCCAGCCGCTGCAGCCCGGCGATGTGCCGATAACCTACGCGGATATCACACGAGCCCGCGAAGTGCTTGGTTATCAGCCGACGACCAAGATCGAGGAAGGAATTCCAAAGTTCGTCAAATGGTTTCTTTCGACCGCGGCAGCGAATGCCTCGGCCTAG
- a CDS encoding RDD family protein, with protein MAAAESVIETEETLIIETPERVPLAFALASIGNRFLAVAIDHLIQYVTYIAVIAIGFSIAGAFGFGRPDSTVESLVSEAPKWVIALVVLLLFLVFSAYFIIFEWIWEGQTPGKRLMKLRVIREDGRPITLWESAARNLVRVFDAAPGFVIPVYSVGLITIFLSNRDQRFGDIFAGTVVIRERSDEAPTFDETFSNPIADGAFRRVQKPLEMQADISKLTFDEVEVAENFLRRRWDLTDRQRQWMAWRIALPMMFKLKPQYAAEHFTYEGFLEEVVHRFNARSRFLN; from the coding sequence ATGGCTGCGGCAGAAAGTGTCATCGAGACCGAGGAGACGCTCATCATCGAAACGCCCGAGCGGGTGCCGCTTGCCTTTGCGCTTGCGTCCATCGGCAATCGCTTTTTGGCGGTCGCGATCGACCATTTGATCCAGTACGTAACTTACATCGCCGTGATCGCGATCGGGTTTTCGATCGCCGGTGCGTTCGGATTTGGCAGGCCGGATTCGACGGTCGAGAGCCTTGTCAGCGAGGCGCCGAAGTGGGTGATCGCGTTGGTCGTCCTGCTGCTCTTTCTGGTCTTTTCGGCGTATTTCATCATTTTCGAGTGGATCTGGGAAGGCCAAACGCCGGGCAAGCGGTTGATGAAGCTCCGCGTGATCCGCGAGGACGGCCGCCCGATAACGCTCTGGGAATCCGCCGCCCGCAATCTTGTTCGTGTTTTTGACGCGGCTCCCGGCTTTGTGATCCCGGTCTATTCGGTCGGGCTGATCACGATCTTTTTGAGCAATCGCGACCAGCGGTTCGGCGACATTTTTGCCGGAACGGTCGTCATCCGCGAGCGGAGCGACGAGGCTCCGACCTTTGACGAGACGTTCTCAAATCCGATCGCCGATGGTGCCTTCCGCCGCGTGCAGAAACCGCTGGAAATGCAGGCCGATATCTCAAAGCTCACCTTCGACGAGGTCGAGGTAGCGGAGAATTTTCTGCGGCGGCGATGGGACCTGACGGACCGCCAACGCCAGTGGATGGCATGGCGGATCGCTCTTCCGATGATGTTCAAGCTCAAGCCGCAATATGCGGCCGAGCACTTCACCTATGAAGGTTTTCTCGAGGAGGTCGTCCATCGCTTTAATGCCCGTTCGCGGTTTTTGAATTAG
- a CDS encoding 6,7-dimethyl-8-ribityllumazine synthase, translating into MQPKTHRGRINAQGLRFAIVVSRWNEFLTSKLLSGALDALGQHDADEDAVSVFEVPGSFEIPQTMLKAAESGRFDAVIGLGVVIRGETPHFDYVAGEAAKGVAQVGMETGVPSVFGVLTTDTLEQAINRCGGKAGNKGYEAAVTAIEVANLHKQIAELEQPAEAGKVRQHVV; encoded by the coding sequence TTGCAACCGAAAACACACCGAGGCCGAATAAACGCTCAAGGCCTGCGATTTGCCATCGTGGTGAGCCGCTGGAATGAGTTCCTGACGTCAAAGCTTTTGAGCGGTGCACTCGACGCCCTCGGCCAGCACGATGCCGATGAGGACGCCGTAAGCGTTTTTGAAGTGCCCGGCTCTTTTGAGATACCGCAGACGATGCTGAAGGCCGCCGAGTCGGGCCGGTTCGATGCGGTTATCGGGCTCGGGGTCGTTATCCGCGGTGAGACGCCGCATTTTGACTACGTCGCGGGCGAGGCAGCAAAAGGCGTTGCCCAGGTCGGAATGGAAACTGGCGTCCCTTCGGTATTTGGTGTATTAACGACCGATACGCTCGAGCAGGCGATAAACCGCTGCGGCGGCAAGGCCGGAAACAAGGGATACGAAGCGGCGGTGACCGCCATCGAGGTCGCGAATCTGCATAAACAGATCGCCGAGCTCGAACAACCTGCAGAAGCGGGAAAAGTTCGTCAACATGTCGTTTGA
- the nusB gene encoding transcription antitermination factor NusB — protein sequence MSFEKQSKGSGVRRKARECALQMLFAADYLETDRDATVPFWSEFGFESLAEGSAKSISAVPETLDRLRTSATRLRPYLKKLDPYDRNSPFLTDHKELVFSLDRAEESFKTAMGVLVSGSSPDLSSLRQRLASARDQLGRLAATVSTSSALKADEKREFAGIAADADKHFEILTSKSLIAVEKLAAESVMPRQFADRIVTGTLKNLATIDKTIMSRAEHWRLERMAVVDRNILRLAVYEFLYEDTPGTVVINEALEIARTFSSYEATQFINGLLDAIRLDLEGKGDVKAEPTEPAPDSETKTASNP from the coding sequence ATGTCGTTTGAAAAACAAAGCAAGGGCTCCGGAGTGCGGCGAAAGGCTCGTGAATGCGCACTCCAGATGCTGTTCGCGGCCGATTACCTTGAAACTGATCGGGACGCAACGGTGCCCTTCTGGTCCGAATTTGGGTTCGAATCGCTGGCCGAGGGCTCTGCAAAAAGCATCTCGGCGGTGCCCGAAACGCTTGACCGCCTCCGCACTTCAGCGACGCGTCTGCGCCCGTATCTAAAAAAACTCGACCCTTACGACCGCAATTCGCCCTTCCTTACCGATCACAAAGAACTCGTTTTTAGCCTCGACCGTGCCGAAGAATCATTCAAAACGGCGATGGGCGTTTTGGTCAGCGGCTCCTCGCCCGACCTCAGCAGCCTTCGCCAAAGGCTCGCTTCCGCACGCGACCAACTCGGCCGGTTGGCGGCCACCGTCTCTACCTCTTCAGCCTTGAAGGCCGACGAGAAACGCGAATTTGCCGGGATAGCCGCAGATGCGGATAAGCATTTCGAGATACTCACCTCGAAGTCGCTGATCGCGGTCGAGAAACTTGCCGCCGAATCCGTGATGCCGCGTCAGTTCGCCGACCGCATTGTCACCGGCACGCTCAAGAATCTTGCGACGATCGATAAAACGATAATGTCGCGGGCCGAGCATTGGCGGCTTGAGCGGATGGCTGTGGTTGACCGGAACATTCTCCGGCTTGCGGTCTATGAATTTCTCTATGAAGATACTCCCGGGACGGTCGTGATCAATGAGGCACTTGAGATCGCCCGGACCTTCTCTTCCTACGAAGCCACGCAGTTCATCAACGGACTGCTCGATGCCATCCGGCTCGACCTTGAGGGCAAAGGAGATGTGAAGGCAGAGCCAACAGAACCCGCACCGGACTCCGAGACCAAAACGGCCTCAAACCCCTGA
- a CDS encoding multifunctional oxoglutarate decarboxylase/oxoglutarate dehydrogenase thiamine pyrophosphate-binding subunit/dihydrolipoyllysine-residue succinyltransferase subunit translates to MTNISEFITDNFGANASYVEALLERFKNDPRSVDESWQSYFGELLSGGMPDADAPAKPAEEAKPAPAAKSEPAAKPATPPAPAGVETKAIFGPAKKIVENMEQSLTVPTATSFRDVPVKLLEENRRVVNEQLKSRGKGKVSFTHLIAWAIVQSAKAYPTMNKGYAVVDGAPSRIENESINLGIAIDIEKKDGSRSLLVPNIKGCEKMTFREFLDGFNEQVGKARDGKLEIADFQGTTISLTNPGTIGTVASNPRLMSGQSAIIATGAIEYPAEYQAMTEAALSQIGISKTMTLTSTYDHRVIQGAESGFFLAKIHKLLVGQEGFYDKVFTELEIKIPPMRWAEDFNPALFGGDRIGEQTEKQANVLQLINAYRTRGHLLADIDPLDMAPYNAEELELENFGLTIWDLDREFITGGLHGEKTLTLRRILEILRRAYCGKVGTEYRHIQSKEEKEWIRRQIRKHFVDTEPLAPEVRKELLLRLIEAEQFEQFLHKKYLGQKRFSLEGCETVIPMLDQLVESSSDRGVDEIFMGMAHRGRLNVLANIVGDVHSGDLAERIFTIFEGSSHPSFPADEGDVKYHQGAIGKRQAKSGKEIQIELACNPSHLEFVDPVVEGMVRARQDQLLGGAEADARERDAVHDRILPVLLHGDAAFAGQGIVMETLQLASLRGYRTGGTIHIIINNQIGFTTSPEASRSSIYSTDAAQITQTPIFHINGDDPEAAYRVIQIALDYRQEYNKDVVLDLVGFRRLGHNEGDEPSYTQPLMYARVKAHPGVRHLYAQHLIREGVITEEELAEMTGQIVGKYEGILERAKEIAGGSKKRTELPPHLAEEDGSAVIETGTAREVLREIADTITLIPEAFSINPKMVGQLGRRAKMGTGEVPMDWAFGEAMAFGSLVKEGHRVRLSGQDSGRGTFSQRHALMYDTNTGDLWSPLGDIRSEDDPLARFQVFDSSLSENAVLGFEYGYAVKANDALVMWEAQFGDFANGAQVIIDQYIAASEDKWGQKCRLVLLLPHGYEGQGPEHSSARLERFLQLCAENNLQVCYPTTPAQYFHMLRRQVKSDSVRPLVVMTPKSLLRLPAAASQIEELTGGGFRPVIDDAAVEDRSKVVRVVLCSGKVFYDLQAGREDSHDGRVALVRLEQFYPFPSAAVTETLAAYPNAKDIVWAQEEPQNMGGWTFAEPRIRKLLADGRKLRYIGRLASASPATGSYTIHELEQKEIVERSIIADTDEISAASEPEVSEKLAPASA, encoded by the coding sequence ATCACGAACATCTCGGAATTTATTACGGATAACTTTGGAGCAAACGCCAGCTATGTTGAGGCGTTGCTTGAGCGTTTTAAGAACGACCCGCGGTCAGTGGACGAATCCTGGCAAAGCTATTTCGGCGAGCTTTTGAGCGGCGGAATGCCCGACGCGGATGCACCGGCCAAGCCGGCCGAAGAAGCGAAACCCGCACCGGCGGCAAAATCCGAGCCTGCCGCAAAGCCGGCGACTCCGCCCGCACCTGCCGGCGTTGAGACCAAGGCGATCTTCGGCCCGGCAAAAAAGATCGTCGAGAACATGGAGCAGAGCTTGACCGTCCCGACGGCGACAAGCTTTCGCGACGTTCCGGTCAAGCTGCTCGAAGAAAATCGCCGCGTCGTCAACGAGCAGCTCAAGTCTCGCGGCAAGGGCAAGGTCTCGTTCACACACCTCATCGCCTGGGCGATCGTCCAATCGGCAAAGGCATATCCAACGATGAATAAGGGCTATGCCGTTGTTGATGGAGCTCCCTCACGCATCGAGAACGAAAGCATCAATCTCGGCATCGCCATCGATATCGAGAAAAAGGACGGCTCGCGGAGCCTGCTTGTCCCGAACATCAAGGGCTGCGAAAAGATGACCTTCCGCGAGTTCCTTGATGGCTTTAACGAGCAGGTCGGCAAGGCCCGCGACGGCAAGCTTGAGATCGCAGACTTTCAGGGCACGACCATTTCGCTTACAAATCCCGGAACGATCGGTACGGTTGCCTCAAACCCGCGGCTGATGTCCGGCCAGAGCGCGATCATCGCGACCGGCGCCATCGAGTATCCGGCTGAGTATCAGGCGATGACCGAGGCCGCACTCTCGCAGATCGGCATCAGCAAGACGATGACGCTGACCAGCACCTACGACCATCGCGTCATACAGGGTGCAGAGAGCGGCTTCTTCCTTGCAAAGATCCATAAGCTGCTCGTCGGCCAGGAAGGTTTCTACGACAAGGTCTTTACCGAGCTCGAGATCAAGATACCGCCGATGCGGTGGGCTGAGGATTTCAACCCCGCACTCTTCGGCGGCGACCGCATCGGCGAGCAGACCGAGAAACAGGCGAACGTCCTGCAGCTCATCAATGCCTATCGGACCCGCGGCCACCTTCTCGCCGATATCGACCCTCTCGATATGGCTCCTTATAACGCAGAGGAGCTCGAGCTTGAGAACTTCGGCCTGACCATCTGGGACCTCGACCGTGAGTTCATCACCGGCGGGCTCCATGGCGAAAAGACGCTGACGCTTCGCCGTATTCTCGAGATACTTCGCCGAGCGTACTGTGGCAAGGTCGGCACCGAATATCGCCACATTCAGAGCAAGGAAGAGAAGGAATGGATCCGGCGGCAGATCCGCAAGCACTTCGTTGATACCGAACCGCTTGCACCGGAGGTCAGGAAAGAACTTCTCCTCAGACTGATCGAGGCCGAGCAGTTCGAGCAGTTTCTGCACAAAAAATACCTCGGGCAAAAGCGTTTCTCGCTCGAGGGTTGCGAAACCGTTATCCCGATGCTCGACCAGTTGGTCGAAAGCTCGTCCGACCGCGGCGTTGACGAGATCTTTATGGGCATGGCCCACCGCGGCCGGCTCAACGTGCTTGCAAATATCGTTGGCGACGTACACTCAGGCGACCTCGCCGAGCGTATCTTTACCATCTTTGAGGGCAGCTCGCACCCGAGCTTTCCGGCCGATGAAGGCGACGTAAAATATCACCAGGGAGCGATCGGAAAGCGGCAGGCGAAGTCCGGCAAAGAGATCCAGATCGAGCTCGCCTGTAACCCTTCGCACCTTGAGTTCGTCGATCCGGTCGTTGAGGGAATGGTCCGCGCACGTCAAGATCAGCTCCTCGGCGGCGCCGAGGCCGATGCCCGCGAGCGCGACGCGGTCCACGACCGCATTCTGCCGGTTCTGCTTCACGGCGATGCGGCATTCGCCGGCCAAGGCATTGTGATGGAAACGCTCCAGCTCGCGAGCCTTCGCGGCTATCGGACCGGCGGCACCATCCATATCATCATCAACAACCAGATCGGCTTTACGACATCGCCCGAGGCGAGCCGCAGCTCGATCTATTCGACCGACGCCGCACAGATCACACAGACGCCGATCTTTCACATCAACGGCGACGACCCCGAAGCCGCTTATCGCGTCATTCAGATAGCGCTCGATTATCGGCAGGAATACAACAAGGACGTCGTTCTCGACCTCGTCGGTTTCCGCCGGCTTGGCCACAACGAAGGCGACGAGCCGAGCTACACACAGCCGCTGATGTATGCGCGGGTCAAGGCGCATCCGGGCGTCCGCCATCTTTACGCACAGCACCTGATCCGCGAAGGCGTGATCACCGAGGAAGAGCTTGCCGAGATGACGGGCCAGATCGTCGGCAAGTACGAAGGTATTCTCGAACGCGCCAAAGAGATCGCCGGCGGCTCGAAAAAGCGGACCGAGCTTCCGCCGCACCTGGCCGAAGAGGATGGCTCGGCGGTCATCGAAACCGGCACCGCCCGTGAAGTGCTCCGCGAGATCGCGGACACGATCACGCTCATCCCCGAGGCCTTTTCGATCAATCCGAAAATGGTCGGCCAGCTCGGCCGCCGTGCGAAGATGGGCACCGGCGAGGTGCCGATGGATTGGGCGTTTGGCGAGGCGATGGCGTTCGGCTCGCTCGTCAAGGAAGGCCACCGCGTCCGCCTCAGCGGACAGGACTCCGGCCGCGGCACATTCTCGCAGCGGCACGCCCTGATGTATGACACCAATACCGGTGACCTCTGGTCGCCGCTGGGCGACATCCGCAGCGAGGACGACCCGCTCGCACGCTTTCAGGTCTTTGACAGCTCGCTCTCGGAGAACGCCGTGCTCGGCTTTGAATACGGCTACGCGGTTAAGGCGAATGACGCACTTGTCATGTGGGAAGCGCAGTTTGGCGACTTTGCCAATGGCGCACAGGTCATCATCGATCAATACATCGCCGCCTCCGAGGACAAATGGGGCCAGAAATGCCGCCTCGTGTTGCTGCTCCCGCATGGCTACGAGGGCCAGGGGCCGGAGCACTCATCGGCCCGGCTTGAGCGCTTCTTGCAGCTCTGTGCCGAGAACAATTTACAGGTTTGCTACCCGACGACGCCGGCCCAGTATTTCCATATGCTCCGGCGGCAGGTCAAGAGCGATAGCGTTCGCCCGCTGGTCGTGATGACGCCCAAGAGCCTGCTTCGGTTGCCGGCTGCGGCCTCGCAGATCGAAGAATTGACCGGGGGCGGTTTCCGTCCCGTGATCGATGACGCGGCGGTCGAGGATCGCTCGAAAGTGGTTCGCGTCGTGCTCTGCTCCGGCAAGGTCTTTTATGACCTGCAGGCCGGCCGCGAAGATTCGCACGATGGCCGCGTCGCACTCGTCCGGCTCGAGCAGTTCTATCCTTTCCCGTCGGCGGCGGTTACTGAAACGCTTGCCGCGTATCCGAATGCGAAGGACATCGTCTGGGCACAGGAAGAGCCGCAGAACATGGGCGGATGGACGTTTGCCGAGCCGCGGATACGCAAGCTGCTTGCCGATGGCCGCAAGCTTCGCTACATCGGCCGCCTCGCCTCGGCCTCGCCGGCTACCGGGTCTTACACCATCCACGAACTCGAACAAAAAGAGATCGTGGAACGCTCCATCATCGCGGATACCGACGAGATCTCAGCCGCAAGCGAGCCCGAGGTCTCAGAAAAACTCGCGCCTGCATCTGCGTAA